The DNA region TGTTCACAGGAGGGATGAAGGAATCCACATCAAAGCAACCAGAAATTGAGTTGCATGGAGTGTCAGCTGATGGCCTTGAAACTGTACTCTCTTTCCTGTATACATCAGAGTTGAACCTCTCTCATGGCAACTTTGAGAGTGTTCTAACAGCTGCAAGCCACTTCCAGATGGAGACAGCACTAGATTTCTGTGTACATTATCTACAATCTGAACTTGGTGTGGAGAATTTTCTAGATTTAGCAAATGCTGCGACGACGTACAGTTTGATGGAGAGGTTTGTGGATGACGAGAGAACAGTGGATATGTTCATGAATGTTGCAAGGAAGGATAGTGGTCAGATAATGGAATTATCGGTCCACCAAATGAATGCCTTCTTAAAGAGTGACAAACTGAACATGTACCCACCACTACAAATTTTCCAGCTCTTCCACAAGTGGGTACAGCATGACTGGGAACACCGTGTTACCAGCATTGCTATGCTGGTACCACACATCAACTTCTGTCGCATGTCACCTGAGGATGTCATTGATCATGTCCAGAGTGTTGATTTTATGAGTCAGAATTTAGGATGTCGTAAACACCTACTGGAAGCCATGAAGTTTCATGCCTTGCCATACCATGTAATGTGCGATGGTTACATGCCCTGTGATGAGGAGGTCCTGCTTGCTACTGGTGGTATTGCAGAAaatgcatacacatgtagtcAGATGTATTACTTTGATATTGAACTCAGTGAATGGCACATTCTTGCTGATATGCCAATGGAGCATATTGCATACAGTGTAGTCACTCTTGATAATTTCTTGTACATAGCTGGTGGTGAAGATCATGACTGCTATGAGACTGACCCCATGGGATGTGAGTACACAACTGATGCAGTCTATCGGTATGACCCAAGATTCGACAGATGGTCCTTTGTAGCATCAATGCATGCAAAGCGTACCAATTTCTGTTTGCTTGCATGTAGAGGTTTACTGTACGCTATTGGAGGTCGGAATGCATTGCTGAGAGATGGTCTAGTATCGGTAGAATTCTATAACCCAATTCTGAATGCCTGGGAGTATGGAACATCCCTTCCAAGACCAATGTATGGTATGGGTGGATGTGTATACAAAGACAGAATATACTTGTCTGGTGGCTGCACTGATGGGTCTCTATACTCCAAGAATCTGCTGATGTATGATCCAGCATTACCATCTCCAACATGGCAGCAGAAGGCACTGATGCCAAACAAGCGTGCATGGCACACAATGGCTGTGGTGAATGACCGTATCTACATGGTTGGTGGGCGGATAGTCAAGTCTTCCATGACCATTGCCAGCGAATTCAGCATTGAATGCTATGATCCTGAACTCAACCAGTGGCTCCAAAGTGTAGAAATTCCCTCTGAAGAATTGGTCACAAACCGTTTGTCCATGACAGGGTACCGCAGTGCTGCCTGGAATAACTACATTTTGACACTACATGGTCAGTTTGCAATTGGTAACCTGAAGACAAGACGCACTctacaatgttacaatgtagaGTTAGATAGATGGGAGACATCACTAAAGCTTCCAAGAGATGGCTTCCAGGAAGTGTGCACACTCAGAGTACCCAAACATATCCTGAAGGCAAATCGTATCGCTGCAAGGGGTGAGTTTCAAACACAAACGATAGTCTGATCTcaatttcacacattttagcacaacttaatTGAGGTCATAGAttgtaacttttatttcaaataaaggaAATGCAATGATAACAATAAGACAAAAATTCACACTGGAGAAAAGTAAGAATCTAGAACTTGGTACCTGACATAGATGAGGATGAGTGCATGCAATCAATATGTGGACATGAGGTTGATATCTTGAATATGTACTATACGATACTGTTGTCGAGGATGTGGTGACTTCGAAAATGTCCATTTGATTTTGTCAGAAGGTCTTGCAAGACAGTTTATATGGAAAGGGAAATAACAGGGGTGGATAGGCAAATGGATAAAACATTCgtcaaaatgaacacaaatatgcctagcaactagcccattcccatagcaacagtgaaatgaatgtgtgtattgcaaaaataaataacaacatagaTGGTCAGGCAAATGGACATATAGTCACCCAGCAATTAAGATGCTGCCTATACCAAGAGTGAAGTGTATTGCAtaggtaacaacagggctggcCCAGCATGTGGAtattaaaaatgaataatttttttttagcgaaactgaactgaggttcctATAGGCATCAAAAATatatgttagtacatgtacgcatgcatgcatacatacatacgtgtgtgtgtgtgtgtgtgtgtgtgtgtgtgtgtgtgtgtgtgtccgtctgtctgtctgtctgtctgtgtctgtgtctgtgtctgtatgtgtgtagatCGATGTGAACCAATTAAAGTCTAGAACTGCCTGACtgattgtgtttgtatttggtAGGGAGTTTACTTTGGATGTGTAGATTAATAATTGATTGTATGAAAGTGATCTGATCATTGATTTACATGTTACGTAAAAAGAGTGATTCCCCTGCAAATTTTTAATTGTTctcagctcagaccactaaaagaacaGACTAGCAATGCTGCTTTTCATTTGCTTCAATAATCTTTTAATACTTATTAGGAGCCcactgtttatgtacaaaagTAATGATGTTATGTTTGATCAAGTAAAGTAACACATCCAAAATTTGGTCCCAAGATATGTCCCAACCTAGCTTCAATGATTGTagtgtttgttgtgattttgagggttttcttctgtttttgggattttttagtctagttcctgaggGACCGCATTccacactacgttatcttcatactattccGTCTAGTCAATCCCGTTACTCAAGATGTTAAATTGTGGGCGAAGCACAAacggtgcatgtcagtagtaatccatcacaaatcgACAGGCTGTCATCATCGTTCTCATGTTTCTAGGATCTTtaggactgatatgatatgcaaatgtccaaccaggactccacctccagtctatGTAAACTAAAATTAGGTGGGGACACAGTGATgttatgtttatatgaacgccataggggagcacagaattctatGCAAGAGTAACAGGATTGACTAGACggaatagtatgaagataacgtagtatGGAATACAGTCCGTTAGGAACCAGACTgctttttttagcacaactgaactaataaggttcagtagtgttataggcatggcaaagtgtctgtctgtctgtctgtctgtctgtatgtgtatgtggatgtgtgtaaacaacttaaagtcaaaaaccactggaccaattgccatgatatatggcaatattaccttgggtgtctagttgggaaatttttcaaatgaaaattatcttgccaccagtgtgtgatttgggtcgaaaaatgtgatttttggtcaaaaaacttaaagtCCGAGACTACtcggcagatcggtctgaaaattgatgggaacattcttaagggtgtttatattaattaaaaattgTTGAGgacatgatcccatcagtgatatcatgtaagtaattggcctaaaactgaccaagtacgggcagagttatGAGCTCGcaagtctcaagtacgagtgacgtctgAACGTATATATACGGGTGACGTAACGAGCTCGTAAGTCTGAAATACGAGTGACGTCGATTATCCGAACGCTTACGGGGACATGCATTTAGTTCGGATATGTGGTCAGTTCGGATATGCGATCTGCATCGAGATGGGACGGGCGGGGTCAAAAGGTCGCACTCATACAGTATGAACGTACACGTACACTGCATATCacacttacacatgttacatgcactctcAGACAAATGAAAGGTACCGTACTACCGTAATGAATTGtacttatttaatactaaaactaaataaagagtttaATATTAATAGGAAAACGAATTGAATATGCgtagaagaaataaaaaacgtatttacaagaaagacgacGACGTGATGGACAGCTGATAAGAAcgcattgttgtcatggttgcatctataaatagtgttcactgacatgtaaatgtaatcaaattgtatcaatgtgtataaaacgatgtgtccgcaatttagccactcaatgagaaaaaaaataaagttcagaaaaacgaagtcaggggtttctgtttcattgcacgGCTGTCTGCTGCTCTTCTGTGTAAACTACGGAGTAATAACAACTGGGTAGGTTAACAATCAGGCTGCgactctagccataacaaacacGGAGAAAGCATAGCTGCCGCTTCGCCATGCAATGATACTGGTTCACACGGGACATCGCTTTCGACTTTATCTTAAGTTCCACGATCGAGTGAGGATTCCTTCCTAGATTTATAGGTAGGCCGAAGCtgaaaaaaagttttacacctttgaaaatctttattggaaaaagaaacgaaactccTTTCACTTCTGACCGACAATCATCTTTTCGGTATCACAGTCAATCATCAATGGTTGCGTTACATACCGACAAGTTGTTTGAAAGTCGCCTATATAGTCAGAGTGTGACATGCCGTTCTCACCATTTCAAATCTTTTATGAATCATACAAAAGACAACGGGGCGGTCAATAGGAGAACAActttattgagatgttattgAAGGTGTGATCGTTCCAATGCACTCGATGTAGTCGTCTTTTGTTTTACCGTACGTCATTACATTACGTCATTCAAgtgtttacaaacaatacacactGTAGCTCCAAGACAAACCGCGCTCATTCACAAGTCGATCGTCATTCatcaaacttcacatttttaccgaaatattactttgatatcagaaCAATAGATTTTTTCGGGGGACACGTAGTCAGTTCGGATGACCGATCAATTCGGATATTCGCCACATACTCGCGGAATACTGCGTACTCATCGAAAATTAGGCCAACTACAAGAGTATGACGTCACCCGTATATGGAAATTACGAGTTcagacgtcactcgtacttgagacttacgagctcgtaactctgcccgtaattggtcagttttgggcgaATTACATACCtcgtgatatgcaaattaagctgATCTGCTCAGTGGATATTTATTACCAGCTTTGCCAACATATATCTGAAAGCTTTCCTGACAATTCTCATTTTCCAgcatcaaatgaatattaatgaaatccACCAACAATTGGGGCATTTATATTTTCTAATCAAAAGCCAGGCACCATGAAACAGCCACTCACCAAAATGATTagtatttgaagaaaatctatCACATGTCTATGTAATCATTGATATGCATATTATATCTAAGTTTAAAAAGTTCAAACTTGGTAGATTTACATACTAAAAGGAGTACATTCtttataaaataacaacatggatttCAATATCAGTTGTACACAATGCCTTTGGTGcgatttaaaaaataacacataattgatacagttgtgctacaacatcattggcactatttttccCAACAGGAGACTTGGGAGACTATGTTGCTTCATCAGTGGCATCTTCTAGAAGATCTTCCTTATGCCAAGAAGACCTGGAGTCAATACTTGCAGACACGGAGACTTCATTCAGTACCAGTCAACATGGTGCAATGGtattgggtggccttggagaaCTTAGAGACTATGATCTACTATGTGATATCTCTCTCAATGTTGGCAACTCCTACTTCCCAGTACAGGGGGCACTACTGGCAGCTGCCAGCAGCTTGTTTAGCAATATACTATGTCCAAAAGGTATGTCTAAAATAATAGAAATTCCAAGTAGATCTTTTGTGTTTATGGAAATTCATGGATGGCTAACtgcatgaaataaaattatatgtCAAAAAAACCTAAAGCATGCATTTTTCAAATGCACAACAAGCGTTTAGTACACAAGCTAGTGGATGCATTTAAAGCTATATGCCATTGAAGGTGTCGTGGCCACACAAGACTTTTAATATACTAAATTTgaagagaaatgaaataatgcGATCCCCTTTGCACATTTTCTAGCCATGGTTACTTAGAGATAGATATGTCAGCCTGAGGAAGaacaaaactataaaaaatGTGGATCTAAAATTTCCAAGTTATTCCTTTCAGGTGATTTCATGTACTAGATTTGCAGCCCACTCTTGGCCTAAGGGGTCACAGAGAggaatatattgtgatatagtACATGACTTTATTGTACCCCTGACATGGCATTCAAAAAATTACATGAAACCCTTTTGTGTCACTTTGTCTTGTTACACACAGATGAAGCTACAACAGACAGTTGTGAGGCAAACAACACTGGAGTAAAGAAATACCCAGCCAAGAATGGCGTGATTGCAACCCTTAGTTGTATGAAGTGGAATGGAAGGCCAACAGAGATACAGCTTGAAGGCATCAGTGCAACAGAACTGAGAATGTTACTCGATGTACTGTATTCAACTACCTTGCCAACTGACAACCACATAAACCTTGATTGTGTCAAAGCAACAGCAGAGAACTTGGAATTTCACTCTGTTGTTTCAATGTGTCAAGATATTGAGGATTTGAAAATGGGGTGAGACAGTCACACTTGACAGTTTAACAGACTTTCTACTCAACCTTTCATATGATGATCTGACAGAAATTCAGAACTTAATACCATATGAGGTGATAGTCATCTAGATGAGAGAGACCACCAAAACTTAAAGTTGATTGAAATGATGTTTATTGATGGTTTGCTACAAATTGGAATGAGCTATTTTGGTTGACACTGTGTGATAACTATGGTGTGATGAACTTTGCATTGTGTACAGTTCATTCCTAGATGTCATAGTATACTTCAATCAGATCGAAATTggcaagatgtctttatttacctctatttccatcattttgtgtaatttgttttgttccaggtTATCACCGCCTTCCAACATCTGACCatgtgtaatagaaaatcttgtttgaatctTAAGGATCTTGAAaggtttcttcaaccaatcagcatgcttctttcaaaatcattcgGAGAGATGGCATCACCACCGATGAGTCGTGTCATCAACAAAATcctctgtgtttgttttgttttttttccacaTAACTGAACTCAtaagattcagtagtgctataggcattgaaaagtgtctgtctgtctgtgtgtgtgtgtgtgtgtgtgtgtgtgtgtgtgtgtgtgtgtgtgtgtgtgtgtgtgtgtgtgtgtgtgtgtgtgtgtgtgtgtacgtgtgtacgtgtgtgtgtaaacaacttaaaggaAAAAACTGCTGGACAGATTGCCATGATAATTGGTCAGTATATTatcttgggtgtctagttgggaaattgttcaaatcaaaatgatcttaccactggtgtgtgatttttgattaaaaatgtgatttttgattaaaaaatgtaaagtaaaaaactatggggcagattggtctgaaattttgTTGGAATGTTCTTATAGGAGTGTAGATTGGgaaatattcatgacataatgatcccatcagtgatatgcaaattaatcttaattccaaaagtacttggctgatttggctgaaattcATATGGATGTTTGTAGGGATGTACATATGAAATGatagtaattacatgtacatgatgatcACATtggcgatatgcaaattatggatAAAAAAACCCATGATCTCTTGGTGCAATGTCTGTCAGGAatatttattgtacaaaaattattgttttattgatttcattaaaattttatgaggtacttaacataatgtaagAAGTGTATGTGAATGGCACTGGAATCAATCTctccttgaggttgcttggaaacattaTCTAACTTTAACACTGAACTACAGGttggttcaaggtaaaatgtctcggtcggtctgtctgtctgtctgtctgtctgtctgtctgtctgtcagtcttgtagatgatgcaagtgattttggtattgagctttacctctcaaactactCGTGATGATTCTAAAAGTGTTAGTCTACAAATTGTGAGTGTGTCATACGTTATTggcctagcaaccatgaccatgcccttagcaagaGTCAAATGATAGGGTTTTAACAATTATAACAACAGGGTATGGTAggtaattgaataaacattattttaaaatatgtaaatgcccTTAGCAACCAGACCACGCCCTATAAACAATGACGTATGATGTCAAAATAACACAGGTGAAGGGaaggtaaatgaataaacattgcaacattgtatggagatatacctagcaacaagaccaagtcCATAGCAACATcaaatggtgtatattgcaaatataacaccatggatgggtaggcatgggaataaatcttcaaaatattatgcaaatatgtctagcaacaagaccacataatcattacagaaaattaaagtgtactgtcaacagttgtgctacaaggCTATTGGTGCTTTTATTCAAATTCTCCAGTTTGCACAACTGCCAATGTAAAGCTCATCCTAATTGGCAAATCAAAAACAAGAGATTCAAACGAGATTTCTATTACACatggtcagatgtgggaagacGGCGATCAGATGagacaaaatgatggaaatagaggtaaatgaagacatgtagctgctttcaccacatcagatttgaaTCAGATTGAGTATACTTTTTTGCATTGTATACAATTCACTGTCCCTAACGggcaaacctggcacaaatatcAGTTGCTATAGTCAGCATACGGTACAACACGTatacacatcactttgtttcacaACATTTGTGATAATGGCCAAATGGTGGTCAAATTTGTGACAAAAATTCAGATTTTGCCCTCTGACTGTGGAAGCTTAAGAGATAAAGACCTCATTTGACTGTCTACACCAGTCCCATATTATACATGATGAATTTTCTATTGAggctttgacctttgacattgactgctatgttcaaggtcaaataaccaaaagtgttcaaagtgtatgtacacattTGACATGTGCTGAATACAAgagtaatatataatatgagAGAGCAACCCCCTTTGTCACCATTTGACTTTCTAAAAGACCTAAAAAATGACTTTAACATTAAGTAATTGGGTCAGTTACCACAGTATGTGGTAGAATCTAGTAAAACACCATTGAATGCAGGGCTGTGCactatctgattaaaatctgatgtggttaACATGGCTCAATTTCTTTAATTTCCTTCGTCTATTGTTCGTATCGGTCAGTTACCACAGTATGTGGTAGAATCTAGTAAAACACCATTGAATGCAGGGCTGTGCactatctgattaaaatctgatgtggttaACATGGCTTGATTTCTTTAATTTCCTTCGTCTATTGTTCGTTTTGTTTGTTCTGGGAGTGATCGCCGCGTTCCCACAGCAATCATctcagaacaaacaaacaaaaaaacgaCTATAAATGAAGGAACTTgagtaaataaagaaatcaagccatatacactacatcagattttaataagaTTGAGCTGTGCACCAGCAGAGCCATCTGTGTTAACATAAGCTGATATCAACCAAatctggcacaaatgtcagatattgtactttttagcacaactgaattgataaggttcagtagtgctataggcatggcaaagtgtctatctgtctggctgtctgtgtgtAAATTGCCGGACCGATTGCCAttatatttggtgggtatattaccttgggtgtctaattcggaaattgttgaaatcaaaatgatctcacCACTGATGTgtgaaaaaacttaaactcaaaaacaatggagcagatcggtctgaaatttggtttaaatgttcttaggggtgtttatattaagaattgttcatgacatgatgatcctaATGTGAGAACAGAGATGACAGCCT from Glandiceps talaboti chromosome 18, keGlaTala1.1, whole genome shotgun sequence includes:
- the LOC144449466 gene encoding kelch-like protein 26, which gives rise to MEESVSIEDMVETDTKPHLIIASITVESYDPLTDNWEYVAQLQFPTMLHASVVYGGKLYISGGCSMFDLNNVEDDVAILMTALSSNFCREFSNAVFCYDPRLASWEKRQPMSVERAGHRMCILSDKIFAIGGRNLMTSSGVECSVECYSPEKDEWNRLSVELPGPVVWHGIAAFDDNIFIVGGTKKCLDFEECEDLNLVQCYMTTEGVWYTVAKLPVGYAGAECCTIKLPQHKPVRQEFSPTEEDGQVPEDLKFKGKQVEETNEPLDYFAVNNGSSVVIVKYFHQLLSGLNELRVSGDLTDVVLVAENKKFYSHKAMLSSSSDYFKAMFTGGMKESTSKQPEIELHGVSADGLETVLSFLYTSELNLSHGNFESVLTAASHFQMETALDFCVHYLQSELGVENFLDLANAATTYSLMERFVDDERTVDMFMNVARKDSGQIMELSVHQMNAFLKSDKLNMYPPLQIFQLFHKWVQHDWEHRVTSIAMLVPHINFCRMSPEDVIDHVQSVDFMSQNLGCRKHLLEAMKFHALPYHVMCDGYMPCDEEVLLATGGIAENAYTCSQMYYFDIELSEWHILADMPMEHIAYSVVTLDNFLYIAGGEDHDCYETDPMGCEYTTDAVYRYDPRFDRWSFVASMHAKRTNFCLLACRGLLYAIGGRNALLRDGLVSVEFYNPILNAWEYGTSLPRPMYGMGGCVYKDRIYLSGGCTDGSLYSKNLLMYDPALPSPTWQQKALMPNKRAWHTMAVVNDRIYMVGGRIVKSSMTIASEFSIECYDPELNQWLQSVEIPSEELVTNRLSMTGYRSAAWNNYILTLHGQFAIGNLKTRRTLQCYNVELDRWETSLKLPRDGFQEVCTLRVPKHILKANRIAARGDLGDYVASSVASSRRSSLCQEDLESILADTETSFSTSQHGAMVLGGLGELRDYDLLCDISLNVGNSYFPVQGALLAAASSLFSNILCPKGMSKIIEIPNSCEANNTGVKKYPAKNGVIATLSCMKWNGRPTEIQLEGISATELRMLLDVLYSTTLPTDNHINLDCVKATAENLEFHSVVSMCQDIEDLKMG